A region from the Stygiolobus caldivivus genome encodes:
- a CDS encoding acyl-CoA thioesterase: MYRLETYYNVFPWHANHFGSLHGGIYMNWLIDTSGLLMSNVSRGNYLLASVDYLYLFKPARVGDVVRVVAEVTAGWESSVEIKVKACIKREDKEELGALGLTTYVAVDENGRPRKLPVKIGSDDEANKRREKRIEKKRKDMLDQEDLLPNMSFGRSYIRTIYPEHGFGNGILYAGKMYTMLDEALAIVAKLYSKGNVFTGSAGAANFLSPVRIGDILEIQGAIEYTGTTSLDVGAKVFAINHYTGEKRLVTRTVFSFVAIDENAKPKPIQKITPATDKEKMIFEERLKEREERIKLSKTLQETELCQ, encoded by the coding sequence ATGTATAGGCTTGAAACCTATTATAATGTTTTCCCGTGGCATGCTAATCATTTTGGAAGTTTACACGGCGGAATATATATGAATTGGTTAATCGATACTAGTGGGCTCTTAATGTCTAATGTAAGTCGCGGAAATTATTTATTAGCATCGGTAGATTATCTATATTTATTCAAACCCGCTAGAGTAGGTGATGTAGTAAGAGTAGTCGCTGAGGTAACTGCAGGGTGGGAAAGTTCAGTAGAAATTAAAGTGAAAGCGTGTATAAAAAGAGAGGATAAAGAAGAACTAGGTGCACTAGGATTAACCACTTACGTAGCAGTAGATGAAAATGGAAGACCTAGAAAATTACCCGTAAAGATAGGTTCCGATGATGAAGCTAATAAAAGAAGAGAAAAAAGGATAGAAAAGAAGAGAAAAGATATGTTAGACCAAGAAGACCTCTTACCAAATATGTCATTTGGGAGGAGTTACATAAGGACTATATACCCTGAACATGGATTCGGAAATGGTATTCTATACGCAGGTAAAATGTACACAATGCTAGACGAGGCCTTAGCTATAGTAGCAAAACTATATAGCAAAGGTAATGTGTTCACTGGAAGTGCTGGTGCTGCAAACTTCTTATCTCCAGTTAGAATAGGTGATATTTTAGAAATTCAAGGTGCAATTGAGTATACTGGGACTACTTCTCTTGATGTAGGTGCTAAGGTCTTTGCAATAAACCATTATACAGGTGAAAAGAGGTTAGTCACGAGAACCGTATTTTCTTTCGTAGCAATTGATGAGAACGCTAAACCTAAGCCTATTCAAAAAATAACACCTGCTACTGATAAAGAAAAAATGATATTCGAAGAGAGACTAAAAGAAAGAGAGGAAAGAATAAAACTGTCCAAAACATTACAAGAAACTGAGTTATGTCAATAG